From Asterias rubens chromosome 6, eAstRub1.3, whole genome shotgun sequence, one genomic window encodes:
- the LOC117291264 gene encoding uncharacterized protein LOC117291264 — MALIDAKFQSWATIKENLQTVVRTSDPQDMCVTIPYGLQLYHSMHHPHVVRCLAFYHSTARDVYVTHIDTGACNEIYVWTISSLDENAVKCIKFPMKAAISRMIYIAHHRVFVGFCNDMTLRTFSDLIHNCAELTQITCLSTVLCMAYNECNDELITGGHGCLQTWKMTHIELRDPLTPGRPMECQITPNDWVRDLQIDKKHRQLVVLCDEGVCIIDYQTNKQVFFIRNWHETALTSCVFYRRLEYFITAAMDGSIKVWNAVVYSQVHEFIGHYDCVTGLVMHPTDPLLISSSKDGTIRMWRLDTFELTQRLDVGEKILGMRIANHNQLYYHTLHDVKVYNFNQFHHIFTPVQSCIHKLAKVKTKTAPTRILCAAEDGGVRLISAVSGTILTIIYPMATYQVLTDLVYDPKHDVIYTVMATGDVLVFESGTNPCTANQLWIPGLPDECVLCLALVKLDCALGKQESSSESLIFAGLNSGQIILLEAQDHFMKIPVKAHLGHVTVLETSHGLCDGENNGVGGADRLLSCGSDKNVCVWAIELSGTKNLKVNLTCMKMITSSLCPSHVSMLQNSLCMVLPNNDIHVYELLDTVEETAGEKDEKHCTTSKMLKSATMYTHLKEHNHTKMVTALCSCPSLGIFASTSSDGSVKLWDLTNTLVRELCFDPSLRSVCFANDRGDLLVGFQNHVSYISICTYLPLSYMEKVIEMDFKDEEIEEPIRFNPDLQLWFNISSLPTFPTDIILRRHMQQSMDHLQKHLQSIGPPGDRGDSEVISTLAPALDEPKAVSVPSVRQCQTKHHARFSIFKPSIIEDVVIPETPSDGAVKSQQKEEKDVSPQVKDDADDAPSATEEEALVQDGDEDESREEAELGGLLEEEKEEEEYNPWPIAPDGYIPNSVIKSIMGYHHTLEPIPESPWKPKAFEVMTKTSAESDSCDKPFTWVPSSSEEEEELDYLSYESLQDEASRTKFFQDLGMADMSDKQRRQTLAKLQLSGMGLPGKVAIPQLELLGKKGKGGKQRRKSRGINTKEAAIVRRKVKMKSSGMTMEDDSGDEEEEIFPDDGTPKLLKQIAANVWFPRGISLQVEPVVRTLLDLLDDVADLQYRHVCEALVQIYKHLGMSDLLLETVLTKCRTQLKSSKAIVRANTVKTLTSFGLDRRDVILSLLPALADCEEDVRQETVKAVDALAGIQGRSGLMGYLEKIGFLRTYHGQEEVIQELARRYTPDPTHHRPSTLHPSRIQLLARRRNNEEDVLPIEGLPCVSPVINVDNWLSQYQMELGRRPSEDLSFDDELSGTETLQPWRGKVSNMQRKYMPLPDQRVRKTCKQQQRPTGNRRASVHPAPTGRLKPIPRDQKPDEMRRNDEWLPQMPVGKEDGASSYDRSMILTHGRKTKHAQLLQAHDETIGLEKDQMVYKMQAKLHCHHEHYEKLKQLQQAERRRKSSYIPSNSRFYTYYSRQAQIHPSDSDEWETDTSQEWSNTALQRVKAVIEAFSKMPSKPLIPFWELPSESGVGGSSLLGTSMPKMDGEDKGRQGEVEGSSGFFTEVDLLGQGSMPERPMSKLTVRNLQKHDAISGKAKVVLDDSTLSTNTYTSHQIQKNWREFFSLPFVQRRKKQKGALPSHNAPASFQPIKCISSKVKVESAQGEKGQRLLDEVFVDPKRVEKRAGQGEVFCTPVPEKLTIDTKNRSSGVSQYGNLEMSWTTKSPIRDKDVNGRKVVSFTTVVPDYRDKEQRKQWLQQQMLYPSLYQMRILDEKRKRRATMVNAQQKSPHLPLLQRHSSTGLKRLQYRWSSPEPVVCSQKLNKKSSVRKPEPARIQEREETVEKESKIKKTHIYLPYLPYVGTRMPIVPHNSTISHQSSMKLPKIKPASAGSSVRYVDDLPRLQEKVEGCVTNPITIPQE; from the exons ATGGCCTTGATCGATGCTAAGTTCCAGTCATGGGCTACCATCAAGGAAAATCTGCAAACTGTTGTCCGAACTTCGGATCCACAGGACATGTGTGTAACAATTCCCTACGGTCTACAG TTGTACCACAGCATGCATCACCCCCATGTGGTGCGTTGTTTAGCATTCTATCACTCCACGGCTAGGGATGTTTACGTCACACACATCGACACTGGAGCTTGCAATGAGATCTATGTCTGGACCATCAGTAGTTTAGATGAAAACGCTGTGAAGTGTATCAA GTTTCCCATGAAAGCTGCTATATCCAGAATGATATACATTGCTCATCACAGG GTGTTTGTTGGATTCTGCAATGATATGACGTTACGCACGTTTAGCGATCTGATACATAACTGTGCTGAGTTGACTCAAATAACATGTCTCTCCACCGTGCTTTG TATGGCATATAATGAGTGCAACGATGAGCTAATAACCGGAGGTCATGGCTGCCTTCAAACCTGGAAGATGACTCACATTGAG CTTCGGGATCCCTTGACACCTGGTCGTCCAATGGAATGTCAAATCACTCCTAATGACTGGGTTCGTGATCTTCAGATAGACAAGAAACATCGTCAGCTTGTTGTCCTGTGTGATGAGGGGGTATGCATTATTGACTATCAGACCAACAAACAGGTGTTCTTCATTCGTAATTGGCACGAGACGGCACTGACGAG CTGCGTGTTCTACCGCCGTCTTGAATACTTCATCACAGCAGCCATGGATGGATCTATTAAAGTATGGAATGCTGTGGTGTATAGTCAGGTGCATGAGTTCATTGGTCATTATGACTGTGTCACAG GTCTAGTGATGCATCCCACTGATCCGTTGTTGATCTCCAGCTCAAAGGATGGAACCATTAGAATGTGGCGCTTAGATACCTTTGAACTG ACCCAAAGGCTGGATGTTGGAGAGAAGATTCTTGGCATGCGAATAGCCAATCATAATCAGTTATACTACCATACCCTCCACGATGTCAAAGTCTACAACTTCAATCAA ttccACCATATCTTCACTCCAGTGCAGTCTTGCATTCACAAACTAGCCAAGGTCAAAACCAAAACAGCACCCACAAGAATTCTATGTGCAGCAGAG GATGGTGGTGTTCGCCTCATCTCAGCTGTGTCTGGGACCATATTGACAATCATTTACCCAATGGCGACTTACCAG GTTCTAACTGACCTCGTGTATGACCCTAAACATGACGTAATCTACACAGTCATGGCAACCGGTGATGTTTTAGTGTTTGAGAGTGGTACTAATCCATGTACAGCCAATCAGTTGTGGATACCGGGCCTTCCTGATGAGTGTGTGTTATGTCTGGCTCTGGTCAAACTG GATTGTGCTCTTGGTAAGCAGGAATCCTCCAGCGAGTCTTTAATCTTTGCCGGACTCAACAGCGGTCAGATCATTCTCCTTGAAGCTCAAGATCACTTCATGAAGATACCGGTCAAGGCACACCTCGGTCACGTCACCGTGCTGGAAACATCTCATGGATTGTGTGATGGAGAGAATAATGGCGTCGGAGGGGCGGATCGGCTGCTGTCTTGCGGCTCAGACAAG aatgtgtgtgtgtgggccATTGAACTGTCTGGAACCAAGAACTTGAAAGTAAATCTGACGTGTATGAAAATG ATCACAAGTTCTCTTTGTCCATCTCATGTGTCCATGCTACAAAACTCACTCTGTATGGTTCTACCTAACAA TGATATCCACGTGTATGAACTTCTTGATACGGTTGAAGAGACTGCAGGAGAGAAGGATGAGAAACATTGTACGACATCTAAGATGCTGAAGAGTGCTACGATGTATACACATCTCAAGGAACACAACCACACCAAGATG GTGACCGCCTTATGTAGCTGTCCATCACTTGGTATCTTTGCATCGACCAGCAGCGATGGATCAGTCAAG TTATGGGATCTGACAAACACGTTGGTGAGGGAGTTATGCTTTGATCCGTCACTACGCAGTGTCTGCTTTGCTAACGATAGAGGAGATCTACTTGTTGGTTTCCAAAATCATGTCAG CTACATCAGCATCTGTACATACCTGCCTCTGTCTTACATGGAGAAAGTCATCGAGATGGACTTTAAGGACGAGGAAATAGAAGAACCAATCAGATTCAACCCTGACCTCCAACTCTG GTTTAATATATCCAGCCTGCCTACTTTCCCAACGGACATCATCCTCCGACGTCATATGCAACAATCCATGGATCATCTGCAAAAGCATCTCCAGAGTATAGGGCCCCCTGGAGACAGAGGAGACAGTGAGGTTATATCAACCCTGGCTCCAGCCCTGG ATGAGCCTAAGGCAGTGTCTGTCCCTTCGGTGAGACAATGCCAGACAAAGCACCATGCTCGATTCAGCATCTTCAAACCCTCCATCATCGAAGACGTTGTCATACCAGAGACTCCATCAGATGGAGCTGTTAAATCTCAGCAGAAAGAAGAGAAGGACGTTTCTCCACAGGTCaaag ATGATGCCGATGATGCACCTTCAGCCACTGAGGAGGAGGCTCTGGTACAAGACGGCGATGAAGATGAGAGCAGAGAGGAGGCGGAGCTTGGAGGACTCCTTGAGGAGGAGAAGGAGGAGGAGGAGTATAATCCATGGCCAATAGCACCAGATG gctatATTCCTAATTCAGTGATAAAGAGCATCATGGGATATCATCACACCCTAGAGCCAATCCCAGAATCCCCATGGAAACCAAAAGCA TTTGAAGTCATGACGAAGACATCCGCAGAGTCAGATTCTTGT GACAAGCCGTTTACCTGGGTCCCATCTTCATCTGAAGAGGAGGAGGAACTGGATTATCTATCCTACGAAAGTCTTCAAGATGAAGCCTCGAGGACAAAGTTCTTCCAGGACCTGGGCATGGCCGACATGAGCGATAAACAACGCAGGCAAACACTGGCCAAACTGCAGTTGTCTGGGATGG GACTTCCAGGGAAGGTGGCCATTCCTCAACTTGAACTTCTGGGCAAGaag GGAAAAGGAGGGAAGCAGCGAAGGAAGTCCCGAGGAATTAACACAAAAGAAGCAGCCATTGTGAGAAGAAAGGTAAAG ATGAAATCTTCTGGGATGACGATGGAGGATGATTCCGGGGATGAGGAGGAGGAGATTTTCCCAGACGACGGGACTCCAAAGCTTCTTAAGCAGATTGCGGCCAACGTTTGGTTTCCTAGAGGCATCTCACTACAGGTTGAACCTGTAGTTCGGACACTGT TGGATCTCCTTGATGATGTAGCAGATCTTCAGTACAGGCATGTATGTGAGGCCCTCGTCCAAATATACAA ACATCTTGGCATGAGTGATCTTCTCTTAGAGACCGTCTTGACGAAGTGCCGCACTCAGCTGAAGAGCAGTAAGGCCATCGTCCGAGCAAACACTGTCAAGACACTGACGAGCTTTGGTCTCGATCGTCGAGATGTCATCTTGAGTCTCCTACCTGCTCTTGCTGATTGTGAG GAGGATGTGAGACAGGAAACTGTAAAAGCTGTTGACGCTCTGGCTGGAATACAAGGTAGATCTGGTTTAATGGGATACCTGGAAAAGATTGGTTTCCTACGAACATACCATGGACAGGAG GAGGTGATACAAGAACTAGCCCGACGCTACACCCCCGACCCCACCCATCATCGGCCCTCCACCCTACACCCCTCCCGCATCCAGCTGTTAGCTCGCAGGAGGAACAACGAGGAAGATGTGTTACCCATCGAAGGCCTACCTTGTGTTTCTCCGGTCATAAATGTAGATAACTGGCTGTCACAGTATCAGATGGAATTGGGTAGGCGGCCCAGTGAGGACCTTTCATTTGATGAT GAACTTTCTGGAACGGAGACCCTCCAGCCTTGGAGAGGCAAAGTGTCAAATATGCAAAGGAAGTACATGCCATTACCTGACCAGAGGGTAAGAAAAACATGCAAACAGCAACAACGCCCCACTGGAAACAGAAGAGCCTCTGTACACCCAGCTCCCACTGGAAGACTTAAACCAATTCCAAGGGATCAGAAACCCGATGAGATGCGCAGAAATGATGAATGGCTCCCTCAGATGCCGGTCGGGAAAGAGGATGGAGCGTCGTCTTATGATCGCTCCATGATACTGACACACGGACGGAAGACAAAACACGCTCAGTTACTTCAAGCTCATGATGAGACGATTGGCCTAGAGAAAGATCAGATGGTGTACAAAATGCAG GCTAAGCTTCACTGCCATCATGAACACTACGAGAAACTCAAGCAACTTCAGCAAGCAGAACGAAGACGTAAATCCAGTTACATACCAAGCAACTCCCGCTTCTACACATACTACAGCAGACAAGCTCAGATTCATCCTTCAGACTCTGATGAGTGGGAGACAGACACGTCACAAGAGTGGAGTAATACCGCCCTCCAGAGGGTCAAAGCTGTCATCGAGGCATTCAGCAAAATGCCATCTAAACCCCTCATACCTTTCTGGGAGTTACCAAGCGAGTCAGGGGTCGGTGGGAGCAGCCTTCTTGGGACCAGTATGCCTAAGATGGATGGAGAGGACAAAGGGAGGCAGGGAGAAGTGGAAGGAAGTAGTGGATTCTTCACAGAGGTTGACCTCTTGGGTCAGGGGTCAATGCCAGAGAGACCAATGTCTAAACTGACTGTGAGGAACTTGCAGAAACACGATGCCATCAGCGGGAAGGCTAAAGTGGTGCTGGATGAT AGTACCCTTTCCACTAACACATATACAAGCCATCAGATTCAGA AAAACTGGAGGGAATTCTTCAGTTTGCCCTTCGTCCAACGACGCAAGAAACAAAAGGGTGCACTGCCATCCCACAATGCACCAGCCAGCTTCCAACCAATCAAATGCATTTCATCAAAGGTCAAGGTTGAAAGTGCACAGGGGGAAAAGGGTCAGAGGTTATTGGACGAGGTCTTTGTGGACCCAAAGAGGGTGGAGAAGAGGGCGGGGCAGGGGGAGGTTTTCTGTACTCCAGTTCCGGAAAAATTGACAATCGATACCAAAAACAG ATCAAGTGGGGTCAGCCAGTACGGGAATCTGGAGATGAGTTGGACTACGAAAAGTCCAATTAGAGATAAAGATGTCAATGGTCGTAAGGTTGTCTCTTTCACAACAGTGGTCCCAGATTATAGGGACAAGGAGCAACGGAAACAATGGCTGCAGCAACAGATGCTCTATCCTTCACTCTATCAGATGAGGATCTTAGATGAAAAACGCAAAAG